The DNA window TTGATCAACGCGAACCGGCCACGAGCTTTCGCGCCGTGCAGGACCACGATGACTTCGTTCTCGCGCCACTTCTCGAGCTCGTAGGTTCCCGAGTCCCAGATGGACACTTCGCCGCCGCCGTACTCGCCCTTGGGGATGCTGCCTTCGAATGTCGCGTATTCGAGCGGGTGGTCCTCGGTGTGGACGGCGAGTCGATTCTGGTTCGGATCGTCGGGGATGTTCTTCGGGACCGCCCAGGACACGAGAACGCCGTCGTGTTCGAGTCGAAAGTCGTAGTGCAGGCGACGGGCATGGTGTTCCTGGATGACGAAGGTGTCGTCGTTGCCGCGCGGTTCGGCGCCCACGGGAATCGGCTCGGATGTCTTCTTCGGGCTTCGCTTGCTGCGGTAGGTGGCGAGCTTGTCGGGCAGGGGCGGTGCGTCTGGAGCCTTCTCGACGGGCGGATCCAACTCGGCGAGGAGGTCACCGTCGTCGTGAAAGCGTTGCAGAACCTCCTCGAATCTCAGTTGCTCGAGGCCGGACGATTCGAGTTCGTCCCAGGAGCGCGGCGCAGCGACGGTCGGCGCGGATCGACCACGCATCGAGTACGGCGCAACCGTCGTCTTCTTGCCGTTGTTCTGCGACCAGTCGACGAACACCCGTCCGGTGCGCCTGGCTTTGGCCATCGTTGCGGTGACGCGGTCGGGTGATCGTTCTTCCAGCAGCGTCGCGACCTGCTTGGCGACGGTCGACGCCCCGGACGGAGTCAACGGTTTCTCCAACGGAACGTAGAGATGGATGCCCTTGCTCCCGCTCGTGACCGGAAACGCGGTGAACCCGATCTCGGCGATCATGTCCCTGATCTCACACGCGACCTCGGCGCACCGACCGAGGTCGACGTCGTCACCGGGGTCGAGGTCGAACACCATCCGGGTCGCCGGGCCCGGGGCGTTGCCGTCGAAGCGCCACTGCGGAACGTGCGCCTCGATCGCTGCCTGCTGACCGAGCCACGCCAGATCCGCAGCCGTCGAAAAGAGCGGATACGTCACCACCCGATCGGAATGCTGCATGTCCCGACGGTCGAGCCACTCCGGCGCCGAGGACGCCAAGTTCTTCTCGAAGAACGACGATTGGTCGACGCCGTTCGGCCAGCGTTTGCGGGTTACGGGCCGGCCTGCCATGTGCGGGAGCATCGCCGGCGCAATGGCGGTGTAGTACTCGATGATCTGGCTCTTGGTGGTCCCGGTCTCAGGGAACAGCACCTTGTGCAGGTTGGTCACCGAGACTTTTCGCCCCGCGATGTCGAGCGACGCCATTGCCCAAGGCTAGCGCTCTGCGGAGGCTGCCGCGCCGGACCTGTGCCAAGCTCGACGGATGGCAAAGATCAGCGTCTCGGTGGAAATGCCCGAAAACCCGCAGGGTGCGTGGGACAAGGCGTCGGCGCTGGATCGGTTCGACGAATGGATGACGATCCACGGCGGCTGGTGCAGTCCGCCGCCGAAAGAACTGAACAAGGGCACCGAGGTCGAGTCCCTCGTCAAGGTCAAAGGCTTCAAGAACACGATCAAGTGGACCTTCACGGAGTACAAGGAACCCGAGCTCATCGAGATGTCGGGCAAGGGGAAGGGCGGCATCAAGATCTCGCTGACCATTCACGTGAAAGAGCACTCGGAGGGGTCCGAACTGACGCTCGACGCCTACTTCGGTGGCGGCGTCCTCTTCGGCCCGGTCGGGTCCGTCGTCGCGCGTGCGCTCGATACCGACGTCAAGCAGTCGGTGGCGAACCTGGCGGCGCTGGAGTAGTTACCGGGAACCGATCGGGCCTCCCTTGCGTCCAACACAGTGACTGTGCAATCGGTGCTGACGGGGGTTTCGCTATGTTGCTGGAAGTGGATGCCTTCGCGTTGCGGGTATTTTCGAGTTCTACGAAAGCCATCGCCGCAGACTTGGAGGAGTTGAGCCACGCCGAGAGCCTCGCGGTCTTGGTCAGGGCGGTGCCCGGCACCGGCGTCGGCGCACTCGCTACCCGACTCGATCGGATCGTTTCGGAACAAGTCGGGTCGGCGTCACGGAAGGTCGGTGCGTTGGCAGATTCGCTTGCAGCCTCCGCCGTCTCCTACCGAAACGCAGATGACGCGCACGCAGTCGGCCTATCCGCCGTCGCCGGATCCGGGGCGCGCGTCGTTCCGAAGGATCTGTGACGGTCGGGGTCTACTCCGTGAAGGAGTGGGTAACGGACACATTCGTGGACGCGGGGGCGGCGCTTCGATCGCTGCAGGAGGAACTCGCGAACAGTGCAGCGGATGTCTCGCGAAACGTCGACGGCCTACTCGGCGTGTGGCGCGGATCCACTGCCGAAGCGGCCAGTACGCAGTTGTTCACTCATCGGGACGGCCTCGACCGACTATCGGTCGAAGTCGGCAACCTCGCCGCTCGGCTCGGTAGAGGTGGTGAAGTGTTGTCGAATGCAAGAACACATGTCCTTTCTCTGGTGGGCGACGCCGAGAGCGCTGGATTCGCCGTCGCGGACGACGGGACGGTCAGTGCCGCCGGTCGGATCGCTGCGCTGGAGACATCCGGCGATGCCGTCGGGCATGCCGCCGCGGAAGAAGTTCGCAACCAGTGTCGGGCCCTGACTCTGGAAATCGTTCATGCGCTTCGTCGAGCCGACGATGCAGTGGACCAGGTGGAAAAGGATCTCGCGGCCGCAGCCGACGCATTCGAAGGAGGCGACACGCCAGCGGCGTTGCTGGGATCGCTGCCGTCACCGACGAGTAGTGAATCGATAGGGCCCGCGGGCGGCTACTGGGACATCGATTACTCCACACCGTTGCCGAATGACCAGATGCCATACGGGCCTTACGACACATCCACCATTGCGATCGATCCTGAGACCGAGGGAAACACCGGTCCATGGACCGCACCGTTGAGCATTGTCGAAGATCCGGCGAATCCGGATGCAATCGTGGCGACCGCACAGACGCAGTATCGAATTCGCGTGGTGGGTTCGACACCGACCGATCACCAGGTGATCATGGTCGACGGGACTTACTACCCCGCGACGTACTACGAATATGAGTACGAGATCCAGGAATCGTCGCGCATCACGAATCACATCGAGCCGGGTCTCGACGCCATATATCCCGGAGCTTGGTCCGATTGGCAGCCGCTCACCTACGACGACATCATGGCCCTGCAGAATCAGTACCCGGAGGACGTGATCTATGTACCTCGATAGAAGGCGATGGGCTGCAACCGCAGTGTCGATGGCATGCGCAGCGACGATCGTGACGGGGTGCAACGGGGTCGGCGGTCCATCGGATTGCGAGATCGCCGACGAGATCGACTCGTCGATCAGTCCGCTTCAGCGCGAACTGCAGGACGACGCGCTGAGCGGATACGAGGATCCCATCGAGTATCGCCGACATATCGCCAACCTGTACGAGCAGATCGGCGACAACATCACCGCGTCTGTCCCGCGAATGGACGAGGGGGAAGTGAAGGACGCGGCAGCGAGCCTTGCCGGAAGCTACACCGCACTCGGCGAGTCCATCGAGCACGATATTTCGGCGACCGGTGGGCACTCCGCAGACATCGCCCGCGGAAACGACCTTCTCGACGCGCTGGCTCGATCCACCGCTGACTACCGAGCTCAGTGCGACTGAGGCTCTCCGTCGACCGCGCTGGTGCCGGGGCCGCCGTCGGCAGCCGTGTTTCCGACAACACCACCACCGCCGTAGGCACCTGGAAGTGGATGACGGAACTCGTAATGCCGTCCGGCGCGTCTACGGGTCTTGATGGTTCGGGCGAAGAACCAAAATGCAGCAACCACTGCCGCCGGAACCACCACGATCAGGATCTCCACGTCTTGACCAGCCTCTTTCCGCGATCCGAATGTGTTCCCGCGATCCCGATTGCACTCGCGGGAACGCAATCTACTCGCGGGAAGAAAATGGGCACTCGCGGGAAACCAGGGGCGTTCGCGGGAACCGGTGGGCGCCCAGCCAGCCGCCCTTTTACGCCGCCTGTCGTGTTCGGCGCAACCACCACAACCCGGCGATCGGGAGCACCACCGGGATGAACACGTAGCCCTGGCCGAAGTGGGACCACACCGTCGCGTCGGGGAAGTCGTCGGGCTGGATATAGCTCAGAGCGCCGATGGCGAGCACGCCGACGAGTTCGATCACGCACGAGATGGTCACGACCCGGCGTGAGGCTTCGGTGGCGCGCGCGAGCCCGACCGTCGCGACTATGTAGACCACCGCAGCGACCGCCGACAGGATGTAGGCGAACGGTGCGACGTCGAACCGCGTCGTCAGCTGCACGATCGACCGCGACGTGGCCGCCACTGCGAACACCGCGTAGACCGCGATCAGGAACCGCCCGAATCCGGTGCGGGTGGCGTTCTTCAGAGAGTCGGAGCGCTCAGGCATATCCCGCCCATATCTGGCTGAGGCGCAGCACCATGGCTGCGAGGGTGACAACGGCGACGAGCAGAACGGCCGTGCCGCCGCGCGAACGATCACCGAGCGACCACCAGGTGCCGATCGGCAGCAGGAGCAACAGCCCGATGAGGTATGCCCCGAACGTGAGCCGATGGATGTCGCGGTCGCTGGTGAACATCATGACGAATCCGACAACCGCTTGCACCAGCACCACGGCCTCGGTGGCCGAGATGGTCCAGAACAACGCGCGGTCCGACTTGTTCTTCAGCAACACCGGTGTGTTCCGGGCGAGCTTGACGAGAACCCACACGCCGACGACGAGTGACATCACGTACAGCAGGCCGGTAACGGCGCCGATCATCGAATCCTCTTGGTTGGTGCGGGCGGGCGTGCGAACAACCCCCAGCGTATCGGTGCTACATCCCATCACCACTGTGAGGCCTTCGAAACAGTCCGTTATTCCGTAGGTGACCAATCGGAAATGGATGCGGCCTGTACTAGTCACATGGCCGAAGTCCATCTGCGGCTTGAATTCTTCTCTCCCCGGTGGCCAACGCTTGCCCACCCGGCTGCTTTCCCACCCAAACCGCTTGCCCACCCAACCGAACGGCAAGTTTCTCATCCAGTGCCATTCCGACCACAGGAGCATCAGTGTCCGATATCGACAACGCCATCGCCGAGAACATCGCCAAGTCCCTCGGGGAGATCCCGCACCCTTCACTACCCAAGGGCAGCAACATCTACGGCTCCACGAAGATATTTCCGGACTACAAGGCGGAGGACGGCGAAAGCTACTTCACCCTCGTCCACGGCATCGCGCACGAGTCCTCGGTGAGCTTCGTGGCCGTACTGCAAGCCACTCGTGCACTGCGCAAAGGCTTCGAATCGGCGATGTACTTCTACGGGCCGGGGGCAATCAATTGCCTTGCCACACGCGGATTTCCGACGACCGGTGACTCGGGATTCCCGGGTGAGCAGAACATCAACGACTCGCTCGCGACGTTCATCGCGGAGGGCGGCACCGTGTTCTGTTGCCGCTTCGGTCTCGCTCTGCACGGCGGTCGTGAAGAGGATCTGATCGAGGGTGTCATCCCGGCGCACCCGCTCGACGTTCAGGACGCGCTCATTCACTACGCACGCAAGGGCGCGATCATCAACTCGACCTACATGGTCTAGGAGAGAAGTCATGTCGGTCAGTACGCGTGTAGACCTGGCGTTGCTCGGAGTAAGGGGAACGCCTCCGGTCAACAGAACGGCCGGCGCCGGGCCCAGCGACGACGGGCATGTTCGCATCGATGGCATCGGCGCAGCCATCCCTCGTAATCCGCTCAGCCCCTTCGTTCTCGACGAAGGACGAATCCTGTTCGACGGCAGCGACACCGGACTCGACGTGCAGACCATCGAGCGTCCGAAATTCTACGACCTCACCACCTCCGACGGCATCGCCTACGAGAAGATCGCCAAGCTTCACGGATCCAGTGTCCTCGCCACGACCGTGGTCCAGACCTGCATCCGCTACGACGAGGATCAGCGATGCCGCTTCTGTTCCATCGAAGCCTCGCTGGAGGCCGGGGATACCGTCGCCGTCAAGACTCCAGCGCAGTTGGCCGAGGTCGCCGAGGCTGCGGTTCGACTCGACGGCGTCACTCAGATGGTCATGACGACGGGTACGTCGGCGGCGAAGGATCGTGGTGCGCGTCATCTCGCGCGCTGTGTGAAGGCGATCAAGGCAGTGGTCCCGAACCTGCCCATTCAGGTCCAGTGCGAGCCGCCCGGAGATCTGCAGACCATCACCGACCTGTACGAGGCGGGCGCAGAATCCATCGGGATCCATGTCGAATCGCTCGACGACGACGTGCGCCGGAGATGGATGCCGGGCAAGGCGTCGGTCTCCATGGACGAGTATCGGGCGGCGTGGGCCGAAGCAGTCAGAGTGTTCGGACGTAACCAGGTCTCGACTTACATTCTGGTCGGACTGGGTGAAGACCCCGACGAATTGGTCTCGGGTGCAGCGGAACTGATCGAGATGGGGGTGTACCCGTTCGTCGTCCCGTTCCGTCCACTGGGCGGAACACTTGCCGTCGACGTCGACCACGCGGTGGCCCCGAATCGTGATGTGCTCGAAAGCGTCACCCGACGAGTTGCCAAGGAACTCCAGGCGGCCTCGATGCTCGGTGCCGATCAGAAGGCCGGTTGCGCTGCATGCGGGGCATGCAGCGTCCTCCAGAACGCAGGTGGCTGATGTACGCAACGGAGATTGCCGATCTCGCCGGACTGTCCGGCACCGTCAGTTCCGTCGAACCGGCGAAGTTTCTGATCCAACCCTGCGCGAGTTCAGGGCAGCTCGACGCTTACCGGCGGTTGCGACGCGATATCTTCGTCGCCGAGCAAGGGCTTTTCGCCGGATCCGACCACGACGACGTCGACGACGATTCCCGCGCGGTGGTGCTCATCGCGACCGCGCCGGACGGAACAGTGCTCGGCGGTGTCCGTCTGGCACCCTGTACCGCACCGGATATCGGGTGGTGGGCGGGCAGCAGATTGGTCGTGTCGGCCTCGGCCCGCGCGACGGGGGTCGGCCCGGCATTGGTTCGGGCTGCGTGTGCACACGCCGACAGCAACGGTGTCCTCCGCTTCGATGCGGCCGTCCAGAAGGCAAACGAAAGACTGTTCACCGCACTCGGATGGATCAGGCGCGCGGACATCGATGTGCACGGCGCTCCACACGTGGCGATGTACTGGCCAATCGATCGGATCGAGCGACTCGTTTCCTCGACCAAAGCACTGCTGGCCGGTGTACTAGCACCCCTGAAAGCGCAGCCGCTCGGACTCGGCGCCAAAGGATTCCGCGGCGACGACGGAGTCCCGGTGCCGGGAAGTGACATCATCGCGGCCTGCGACGCCATCATTCCGTCGATGGTCGACCGTGATCCGGAGTGGGCAGGGTGGTGCGCGGCGCTGGTCAATCTCAACGATCTCTCGGCCATGGGAGCGCACGCCGTCGGGATGCTCGACTCGGTCGGTGCGCCGACGCAGTCGCGGCTCACCCGCATCATCAGGGGTCTCGCCAACGCGTCGGCGGCGTGGCAGGTGCCGGTGCTCGGTGGCCACACGCAGGTCGGTGTGCCATCGTCGCTGTCGGTCACCGCTCTCGGTAGTGCAACGCACCCGGTGCGGGCGGGCGGCGCTTCGGTGGGCGACAGCCTGACTCTGACCGCCGATGTCGAGGGCGGGTGGCGACGGGGTTACCAGGGGCAGCAATGGGATTCGTCGTCGCGTCGAAACTCGGAGGAGTTGTCCGCGCTCGCTTCCTTCGTCGCTCGTAGCGCACCGAAAGCTGCCAAGGATGTCTCGATGGCCGGCCTCGCCGGCACCGTCGGGATGCTCGCCGAGGCGTGCGGCACTGGAGCCGTGCTCGACATGAATGCCGTACCGAAGCCCGACGGCGCCTCCATGGGCGAATGGATCACGTGCTTTCCAGGGTTCGCGATGATCACCGCGGACCGTCCCGATGCGCAACTCGCTCGATCGGGGCCTGCAGTATCCGCACGATGCGGAGAACTCACAGACATTCCGGGCGTCGCACTGCGGTGGCCCGACGGAATCACCACGAGCGCGGTAGCCACTACCGTGACCGGATTGGGAGAAGCATGAACACCGTCACCATTTCCGTTGCCGCAGCCGAATTCGGCCGCGACATGGAACAGGGATACAACACGATCGCTGCGCTGCTCGAGGAAGCACGCAACCGCGGCAGCCAACTGCTGGTACTGCCGGAAGCATGCCTCGGTGGCTACCTGCCGAGCCTTGGCGGCGGGGACGAGACCGCAGAGGCGCGGCAGCGCAGGCTCGACAGCCTGCCGCCGGCACTGGAACTCGACGGCCCCGAGCTGAAGCGGGTCATCGACATGGCAGGCGACACGGTCATTACGCTCGGATTCTGCGAGAAGGACGGCGACACTCGCTACAACGCAGCCGTCACCCTGCACGGCGACGGCATTCTGGGCTCGTATCGCAAGGTGCATCAGCCGCTCGGGGAGAACCTCTGCTACGACGCGGGTGACACGTACGAAGCTTTCGACACACCGGTCGGCAGAATGGGAATGCAGATCTGCTATGACAAGGGATTCCCTGAAGCTGCACGCGAACTCGCGCTCGACGGTGCCGAGATCGTCACCTCCATCTCGGCATGGCCTACCGCGCGGACAGCGACCGTGGAGAACATGGAAGACGATCGCTGGAAGCAGCGGTTCGACATCTACGACCGTGCGCGTGCGCTCGAGAATCAAGTCGTCTGGGTGGCGGCCAATCAGGCAGGTACTTTCGGGTCGCTGCGGTTCGTGTGCAGCGCGAAGATCGTCGGACCCGGCGGCGAGATTCTCGCGGGCACCGGCGTCGAACCCGGTTTGGCCACTGCAACAGTAGATGTCGAAGGTCTGATCGGTGCGGCACGCGGAGGCGGAATGTACAACCTCCGTGACCGCCGGCCGTCGGTGTACCGGACGATCACCCGTGCGACGAGCTGGGAGCCCATCCATGCCTGAGATGCGATTCGAAGTTCGGTGGCCCGATGGACGCCAACAGTCCTGTTATTCACCCTCACTGGTGATGCACGACTATCTGGAGACGGGCGTCGACTACTCCGTCGACGAATTCGTGAAGTTGACGTCGGAAGCGTTGACAGTAGCCAGCGATCGGGTGCTGGCGAAATTCGGAATGCGGTGCACCTCCGCCGCGCAACAGATCGATGAAATCCGCGACGCCAGTGCGGCGTACCGGAGTGTCTCGCAGAAATCCGGTGTCGTTCGCGTGCTGAGTATGTCGGGAGCCGAGTTGTTATGACCGAGAATCATATTGTCGTCGTGATCGGCGGTGGCCAGGCGGGTCTGTCGATCAGTTGGCACCTGAGCCAGCGCGGTATCGAACACGTCGTACTGGAAGCCGACACGATCGCGCACGAGTGGAAGGACTCCCGCTGGGACAACTTCACACTCGTGACGCCGAACTGGCAGTGTGCGTTGCCCGGTTTCTGCTACGACGGCGATGATCCCGACGGATTCATGAAGCGCGACGAGGTCTACGACTTCGTCCGGCGGTACGCGCACAGTTTCGACGCGCCGGTCCGCGAGCATGTTTCGGTCACCAATGCCCTCCAAGGCACCGAGGGCGGTTTCGACCTCGAGACCAGTGCGGGTCCGATGCACGCGGACCAGATAGTGGTGGCGGTCGGCGGCTATCACATTCCGACCATTCCGCGGTTCGCGGAGAAGCTTCCCAAAGAGGTCCTGCAGATCCACTCGTCGCAGTACCGCGGGGCGCATCAGTTCCCCAGCGGTGATGTTCTCGTCGTCGGCACCGGGCAGTCGGGTGCTCAGATCGCCGAGGATCTACACATCGAGGGTAGGCGCGTTCACCTGGTCGCAGGCACCGCTCCCCGCGTCGCGCGTTTCTATCGAGGCCGTGACTGTGTCGCATGGCTGCACGACATGGGCGTCTACGATGTCTCCATCGAGGATCAACCCGGTGGCGTCGGAAAACGCGAGAACACGAACCACTACGTGACAGGCCGCGACGGTGGGCGTGACATCGACCTGCGCACATTCGCAACCGAAGGTATGCGGCTGTACGGGCGCCTGCTGGGCGTCGAGGACGGTGTTCTGCAGTTCGCGCCCACGCTCGAGGCGTCACTCGATGCCGCCGATGCGGTCGCCGAGTCCATCAAGGACAACATCGACGCCTACATCGAGCGTGAGGGGATCACCGCGCCGACCGAGCAGCGATACGTACCGGTGTGGAGGCCCGAGGTCGAGACCACCGAACTCGATCTAGCAGCCACCGACATCACCGCCGTGATCTGGTCGGTGGGCTTCCGCACCGACTATTCATGGCTGAAGGTCGGTGCCTTCGACGGTGAGGGGCATCCGACGCATAATCGCGGCGTCACGTCGGTGTCGGGGCTCTATTTTCTCGGGCTCCCGTGGCAGCACACCTGGGG is part of the Rhodococcus sovatensis genome and encodes:
- a CDS encoding ATP-dependent DNA ligase, giving the protein MASLDIAGRKVSVTNLHKVLFPETGTTKSQIIEYYTAIAPAMLPHMAGRPVTRKRWPNGVDQSSFFEKNLASSAPEWLDRRDMQHSDRVVTYPLFSTAADLAWLGQQAAIEAHVPQWRFDGNAPGPATRMVFDLDPGDDVDLGRCAEVACEIRDMIAEIGFTAFPVTSGSKGIHLYVPLEKPLTPSGASTVAKQVATLLEERSPDRVTATMAKARRTGRVFVDWSQNNGKKTTVAPYSMRGRSAPTVAAPRSWDELESSGLEQLRFEEVLQRFHDDGDLLAELDPPVEKAPDAPPLPDKLATYRSKRSPKKTSEPIPVGAEPRGNDDTFVIQEHHARRLHYDFRLEHDGVLVSWAVPKNIPDDPNQNRLAVHTEDHPLEYATFEGSIPKGEYGGGEVSIWDSGTYELEKWRENEVIVVLHGAKARGRFALIKTKGNQWLMHLMKDKPANDLPKSIVPMLATAGDITDLPDGDWAFEGKWDGFRVIARFAHGEMKLESRSGKDLTERFGAGFSALAVDLREHEAVLDGEAVVFDADGITSFEMLQSSTGRDVRFVAFDLLYLNGTSLLKKKYSDRRRLLELLTTGMDSVLVPEALTGSAQDALASSVERGWEGVVAKRVDSVYQPGKRARTWIKTKNWRTQEVVIGGWRRGRGRRGGGLGSLLVGVPEQNGLRYLGRVGTGFTDQALDALAEMLAPLECEESPFTDRLPTADRTDAVWVTPSLVGEVRFYEWTDSMHLRHPSWRGLRDDKQPVDVVLESNP
- a CDS encoding type II toxin-antitoxin system Rv0910 family toxin — protein: MAKISVSVEMPENPQGAWDKASALDRFDEWMTIHGGWCSPPPKELNKGTEVESLVKVKGFKNTIKWTFTEYKEPELIEMSGKGKGGIKISLTIHVKEHSEGSELTLDAYFGGGVLFGPVGSVVARALDTDVKQSVANLAALE
- a CDS encoding MSMEG_0572/Sll0783 family nitrogen starvation response protein; translated protein: MSDIDNAIAENIAKSLGEIPHPSLPKGSNIYGSTKIFPDYKAEDGESYFTLVHGIAHESSVSFVAVLQATRALRKGFESAMYFYGPGAINCLATRGFPTTGDSGFPGEQNINDSLATFIAEGGTVFCCRFGLALHGGREEDLIEGVIPAHPLDVQDALIHYARKGAIINSTYMV
- a CDS encoding MSMEG_0568 family radical SAM protein, with translation MSVSTRVDLALLGVRGTPPVNRTAGAGPSDDGHVRIDGIGAAIPRNPLSPFVLDEGRILFDGSDTGLDVQTIERPKFYDLTTSDGIAYEKIAKLHGSSVLATTVVQTCIRYDEDQRCRFCSIEASLEAGDTVAVKTPAQLAEVAEAAVRLDGVTQMVMTTGTSAAKDRGARHLARCVKAIKAVVPNLPIQVQCEPPGDLQTITDLYEAGAESIGIHVESLDDDVRRRWMPGKASVSMDEYRAAWAEAVRVFGRNQVSTYILVGLGEDPDELVSGAAELIEMGVYPFVVPFRPLGGTLAVDVDHAVAPNRDVLESVTRRVAKELQAASMLGADQKAGCAACGACSVLQNAGG
- a CDS encoding MSMEG_0567/sll0787 family protein, yielding MYATEIADLAGLSGTVSSVEPAKFLIQPCASSGQLDAYRRLRRDIFVAEQGLFAGSDHDDVDDDSRAVVLIATAPDGTVLGGVRLAPCTAPDIGWWAGSRLVVSASARATGVGPALVRAACAHADSNGVLRFDAAVQKANERLFTALGWIRRADIDVHGAPHVAMYWPIDRIERLVSSTKALLAGVLAPLKAQPLGLGAKGFRGDDGVPVPGSDIIAACDAIIPSMVDRDPEWAGWCAALVNLNDLSAMGAHAVGMLDSVGAPTQSRLTRIIRGLANASAAWQVPVLGGHTQVGVPSSLSVTALGSATHPVRAGGASVGDSLTLTADVEGGWRRGYQGQQWDSSSRRNSEELSALASFVARSAPKAAKDVSMAGLAGTVGMLAEACGTGAVLDMNAVPKPDGASMGEWITCFPGFAMITADRPDAQLARSGPAVSARCGELTDIPGVALRWPDGITTSAVATTVTGLGEA
- a CDS encoding carbon-nitrogen hydrolase family protein; this translates as MNTVTISVAAAEFGRDMEQGYNTIAALLEEARNRGSQLLVLPEACLGGYLPSLGGGDETAEARQRRLDSLPPALELDGPELKRVIDMAGDTVITLGFCEKDGDTRYNAAVTLHGDGILGSYRKVHQPLGENLCYDAGDTYEAFDTPVGRMGMQICYDKGFPEAARELALDGAEIVTSISAWPTARTATVENMEDDRWKQRFDIYDRARALENQVVWVAANQAGTFGSLRFVCSAKIVGPGGEILAGTGVEPGLATATVDVEGLIGAARGGGMYNLRDRRPSVYRTITRATSWEPIHA
- a CDS encoding MSMEG_0570 family nitrogen starvation response protein gives rise to the protein MPEMRFEVRWPDGRQQSCYSPSLVMHDYLETGVDYSVDEFVKLTSEALTVASDRVLAKFGMRCTSAAQQIDEIRDASAAYRSVSQKSGVVRVLSMSGAELL
- a CDS encoding MSMEG_0569 family flavin-dependent oxidoreductase; the protein is MTENHIVVVIGGGQAGLSISWHLSQRGIEHVVLEADTIAHEWKDSRWDNFTLVTPNWQCALPGFCYDGDDPDGFMKRDEVYDFVRRYAHSFDAPVREHVSVTNALQGTEGGFDLETSAGPMHADQIVVAVGGYHIPTIPRFAEKLPKEVLQIHSSQYRGAHQFPSGDVLVVGTGQSGAQIAEDLHIEGRRVHLVAGTAPRVARFYRGRDCVAWLHDMGVYDVSIEDQPGGVGKRENTNHYVTGRDGGRDIDLRTFATEGMRLYGRLLGVEDGVLQFAPTLEASLDAADAVAESIKDNIDAYIEREGITAPTEQRYVPVWRPEVETTELDLAATDITAVIWSVGFRTDYSWLKVGAFDGEGHPTHNRGVTSVSGLYFLGLPWQHTWGSGRFASVARDAEFLAEQIGLEISAAQPERVVV